Within Diabrotica virgifera virgifera chromosome 7, PGI_DIABVI_V3a, the genomic segment aagaccaaatacttacgatgtcgggatagtatcaagaggtttttcctggttttccctcgtgatttactatgagatctctaacgcgagaatgttaatgtcaccgttgcatgtggttgtctttttaaagacagatcacatgctatgtttttgtttgtgacggatattcttgaattgaggttgatttcatgtaatcgaatgaactatctttcagtaaagtcgtcccaggaacgcaactcataaatattggcaatatcattttaaagtcttctactttaaaatgtattatatgtatctgaattgccgatataaatgagtcaaattaaataaattattagaagaatttttgaagttatacttctttaccggcgatagagggtgatttttttatatgttaaaacctatcagcccggcgcatgcgcattataactttgttctgattggatgttcaaatgacatgtcaaaaattatccgatatggcagctgtggtttggaggtaaaggtaaaggtaaaaaaaatgtataatatattagttttattgttgtgaggacagaaacaaaaaagtttataatattgtagtgacttttaaatagtttttaaaagcaacaggtacgtaataattgttaatgtatcatgggtataaacctacctatttgatctgccaaaatacatagtatgtaatacttttatttaaataatttgattaccatcaaaatttctatcaatattcacctaatatgtatattgtttttttactctatgttttgttgtattttttcaattctaaatcatttcaattcaaaattaaaataatttgatcaattttcaaaatatcaaaatatcacaatccgtttagttagtcgatcttcgtaaataatgacacatagtgtccgtggctaagcggagaaggcgaatgaattccaataccaaccgctcttatcagcgctggttcgagtcccaatagaaactttcttttttgtttgctttaatacattttatgattgtaagtatatttattatataattgtattttcagaaaatacgtatttagttaaaaaaaatttcgacaattaatgttcagacatcatttgtggcttgtttaatgtgtttgtgtgtgttttattcttttattattttaatttttggcactgttctaataaaaatgtttgagaagtagtaagtataaatgagtttaatatttaaacaaaatataaataaaaagtatattaatttcgtttaaatcatataatagaagtataacttcttacgtgcgtacaaagtacacacacattcttttttactaagcaacaacatttttgtttatgttaatagtattttgtattttgacaacggcacccgatttgggcgtcgaaacgttaataaaaatcattttttaataatattgtgtcttatttcccattctaaatagttaaaattcaactaaaatattatatcaaaccagCTAAAAGCAGACCGCAAGTTTTTATAgtaatttactaaaaattaaaacaacatcGAACATTCTCGATTAGTCagtcacatttatttaaacatgcatcctaaaaaattctcttattaattttgtaatgttccatcgtctcaattaagtacccataaattaattcgtgttctattataatttatgacagatatgacatgaatgacagataataactctagacttgacattaaattattatgttttatttaaacTCGAGAAGTGTGAAGGGTTTCTCGTAAAGTGTAGCACAAAACTCTTTTAGAGTTGTGggatactaataaataaaacacactggaaaaattaaaatttgaaattaatacaaaatgaataacttttacagtgaacaagtgtggaacttaaatattatgtattacaataaaattcattaaaggttacattattactgagggctgaaggtctctaaaaacttctatgtttattttaataagttacagggggaaaataaagagaaaatttagtgatgtttaattgcaaatatttcattaaaaaaaatttttatttattctaagggactttcggccctcggtaatatattttatttcattttgtgtttaaatttttcaaaaatacttcttagttttttaaggattcgaaaaaaattaaggCATTTtaatccattgaaatgttacattgtaattatattcaaaatataattaaacatattccaaaattttttaaaaatataataatttttcacagaaatacgccaaagttaggccacacacattATCATAATGTGTATCGGCTGCGTTCGGTTACAgtgaagttattataaatattgacaatttcaactgtcaaaatttttattttatcatttcttgtttaaaaaattataaaattgataagatagcctcagttgaggagaaagtaataataataaagatgttttattcagtcaatagtgtgcgaacaatcaggtaaataataacgtgggcctaacttttacacacatacctacctactgtggcaaatgtaggtatttttcaaaatgttggaatgtgtttagatcctagaacaattttagcttttgtttttaatacagattttaatcctttacaaatagcttctcatgagttttgttgtaaaatgattagggaagcaggaatttaacagtttagaattttacattgagttacctATGgtccgttttacgattcaccaccatgatttttgaacgttattttttgtatttagatttagtgcaattccattatcagtgctggcaacaacgccgtgattcacgagccattgtgtccagtctgaacacaggtttacattgggaaaaaaaagtgtaccagttttttttgacgcgaagtgtacttgGTCAGTCCTCGTATTGGCCAGCCAAAAGTTTAAAATAGAATACAGAAGAAGCAATGTAAATAAAGTACATCacaataatattatttgagtatCGATCAAGTATCGATACCATTCTAATTTTCTCTGAAAtgttatttacattatattttaatatttatttttttaaggaaTTCGAGCCTATTTGTTAATATGTTCCGTTCGCTAAAATTATCGAAAAGTGTAAAATAATTTGGCAATAAAATTTGACGTCTGTCACattcttttaaaaattatattattttgtaacgTTTCTGTCGCCAATTTAAAAACactgaaaatataaatataatataaaattataaataaaattttcgaattaagtatcccaaaatatttttatttaataagaaCATTTTGACAGTTCTCAAATAATTTAAGTGGGACTAACTCTATGTttgcaaaaatatatttatcCAGAAATCtatgaaatttaaatttaaaaaatgaaaaatgtcatttataaaacTCTGAACTGTCgcatttaataattttattacaaaattaacGAAAATGCTCATTCGAAATATCAGAATTATTAATCATCGTGCTCCATATTTGTATAAGTACCACACAAGTTTTATATCCACAGCAAAATGTGATAAAAATTCTCAAGAAATTTTCACAGCAAAAACACGGCCGACAGATGCCAAAGAAAAGGTACCTCCTAAGGAAAGTACTATAATTGCAAACCCGTATTTAGCACACAAGCCTCAAAAATTAAGTGTAAGTACTGATACCATATCTTTTGACGAAATTCCTGGTCCAATTAGCCTAAGACTCATATCAAAATTTTGGAGCCTGATTCCGATTATGGGAACCGAACTAACAGTAACAGTAGTACAGTATTTGTTAAGTGGAGGGAAATTTTTCCGAGGAATACTTAGTTGGGGTGGAAACGCTCcattttttaagaaattttttgacgtttatgGTCCAGTTGTCAGACTACATGGAGCATTTGGTAGTGACGTAGTATTATTGAGCAGACCAGAGCACGCCAGTGCTGTTTTCCATACAGAAGGTCCATATCCAATCAGGTCTTGTTTAGATTCAGTAGAGCAGTATCGATTGCAGTGCAAAAATTACAAGCAGGCTGGTCCATTCCTTACTCATGGTCCAGAATGGGAAAAATTAAGAAAATCTGTAGAAGTACCTTTACAATCGATAGTCAGTGAACAACAAGCAAGCATAGATAAAACTAATACTGATTTTTTACATAGAATAATCTCAATTAGAAACAAACAGGAAGAAATGCCTGCAAACTTTCAAACCGAAATATATAAATGGACTTTAGAATGTCTTTGCTCTGttactttaaatagaaaattagGGTTTCTTATTCCATATGGTATTGCTCCAGCTTCTGACCCAGGCAGGCTTCTGGATGGAATATTTGGGGCTACAACCGCCATAAAGAAATTAGAGTATGGTTTCCATTTCTGGAAATTTGTAGAAACGCCATCATGGAAGAGCCTTGTTAAAAACTGCGACATGATTGACAGTGTCCTTTCAAAATACATCGAAGCAGCTAAGGAGAgtctaaaagaaaagaaattaaaAGATCAAAGCTTGGAAAAGCCGAGTTTTATTGAACATCTCCTGTTAAAAGAAAATATAATTGGTGAGGATGTAA encodes:
- the LOC126888248 gene encoding probable cytochrome P450 301a1, mitochondrial; this encodes MLIRNIRIINHRAPYLYKYHTSFISTAKCDKNSQEIFTAKTRPTDAKEKVPPKESTIIANPYLAHKPQKLSVSTDTISFDEIPGPISLRLISKFWSLIPIMGTELTVTVVQYLLSGGKFFRGILSWGGNAPFFKKFFDVYGPVVRLHGAFGSDVVLLSRPEHASAVFHTEGPYPIRSCLDSVEQYRLQCKNYKQAGPFLTHGPEWEKLRKSVEVPLQSIVSEQQASIDKTNTDFLHRIISIRNKQEEMPANFQTEIYKWTLECLCSVTLNRKLGFLIPYGIAPASDPGRLLDGIFGATTAIKKLEYGFHFWKFVETPSWKSLVKNCDMIDSVLSKYIEAAKESLKEKKLKDQSLEKPSFIEHLLLKENIIGEDVMTVLLDMFLIGANATVHTVAFFFYHLARNPRCQIKLNQEIKDDTGPVSVEKLKKMKYLQACLKETLRLEPPIPIISRVLSNDVVCHHYRIPKGTHILYGTHMNNMREEYFEDATKFKPERWFEDEKGGFGNEYQTFASMPFGYGPRNCLAKEMAENQVASLMLKVCQMFRIEYNYGDIKSSNELMAAPTKPLKFRLINRV